A single window of Coleofasciculus sp. FACHB-1120 DNA harbors:
- a CDS encoding serine hydrolase: MTQQSETQSVVSEVSGGSTFKDNGQSPNGSSSPNPHNRSDIRERRRGQQKRQPASRNRRDVLKTTPLSVSREGVATPRGKNQSSARIGFGLKNAPLDTQQKKSSPSLRTRNSSGASLSLRQGESNNAPNRSLRSTTPSTTPIRKSPLRFGSDVNQGRQRIEAPLPQTNRRHRSRQGGSIPNQSLREAVRPYPVPSKGNVRRFQKRPPSQLAQPAGTHKSGGTSPQRRTRSPGRPVSPWLYGARLLILGVGLGAIAGTVLSAWDPATRQVAGAASKGSVLQQSAVGAIGQASGQKSPAQADAAMGAAAGTSALTLNQEIPALKAHLQALVTQNSKLNPGVFLVELETGAYLDLSGSETFPAASTIKVPILVAFFQDVDAGKIRLDEPLTLEKNLMGSGSGDLQYKKPGTKYTALEVATKMIAISDNTATNMLIQRLGGAEALNQRFQSWGLTSTVIHNPLPDLEGTNTTSPKELATVMAMVNQGNVVSVPSRDRILHIMQQTVTNSLLPRGLGKGANIAHKTGDIGSLIADVGLIDMPTGKRYIAAVMVQRPHNDAKASELIRQVSRAAYQHFNQPATPPSSTEAPSGISSPIPKPITAGNPTSFIN, from the coding sequence GTGACTCAGCAGTCTGAAACTCAGTCAGTTGTGTCAGAGGTGTCAGGAGGAAGTACGTTTAAAGACAATGGGCAAAGCCCAAACGGTTCATCCTCACCGAACCCACACAATCGTTCTGACATCCGCGAACGTCGGCGGGGGCAACAAAAAAGACAACCCGCGTCACGAAATCGACGCGATGTACTCAAAACTACGCCCTTGAGCGTGAGCCGTGAAGGGGTTGCGACGCCGCGAGGAAAGAATCAAAGTTCAGCAAGGATAGGTTTCGGTTTGAAAAATGCGCCCCTAGACACACAACAAAAGAAATCTTCCCCGTCCCTACGCACTCGAAACTCCTCCGGTGCCAGTCTGTCATTGCGACAGGGGGAGTCAAATAACGCTCCCAATCGTTCCTTAAGATCCACGACGCCCTCCACCACGCCAATCAGGAAATCACCCTTGCGGTTCGGTTCCGATGTGAATCAGGGAAGGCAGCGGATAGAAGCACCCCTACCCCAAACAAACCGTCGCCATCGCTCACGTCAAGGCGGTTCGATCCCCAATCAAAGTCTGCGCGAGGCAGTACGCCCTTACCCCGTCCCGTCCAAGGGGAATGTGAGACGCTTCCAAAAACGCCCTCCTTCCCAGCTAGCTCAGCCCGCAGGCACGCATAAGAGCGGGGGAACTTCACCTCAACGCCGGACGCGATCGCCCGGACGTCCGGTTTCTCCCTGGCTGTACGGTGCCCGTCTGCTCATCTTAGGGGTAGGACTTGGCGCGATCGCGGGAACTGTTTTATCGGCTTGGGACCCAGCAACCCGCCAGGTGGCAGGCGCTGCTAGCAAGGGGTCTGTCCTCCAGCAGTCAGCCGTCGGGGCGATTGGTCAAGCATCGGGACAAAAATCACCGGCTCAAGCTGACGCGGCGATGGGTGCGGCGGCGGGTACTTCCGCCCTGACGCTGAATCAAGAAATTCCAGCGCTGAAAGCACACCTACAGGCGCTGGTGACGCAAAATTCCAAATTAAATCCAGGCGTCTTTTTAGTAGAGTTGGAGACAGGTGCCTATCTCGACTTGTCGGGTAGCGAAACCTTCCCAGCGGCTAGCACGATTAAAGTGCCAATTCTCGTCGCCTTTTTCCAAGATGTGGATGCTGGAAAAATTCGTCTGGATGAACCGTTAACGTTAGAGAAAAATCTGATGGGTTCTGGTTCCGGCGATTTGCAGTACAAAAAGCCAGGGACGAAGTACACCGCCCTAGAGGTGGCAACTAAGATGATTGCGATTAGTGATAACACCGCTACCAATATGCTGATTCAGCGTTTGGGCGGTGCGGAGGCACTAAATCAGCGGTTCCAATCTTGGGGATTGACGTCAACCGTGATACACAACCCCCTACCGGACTTGGAAGGGACGAACACTACAAGTCCTAAAGAGTTGGCGACGGTGATGGCAATGGTCAATCAAGGCAATGTGGTCTCGGTGCCATCGCGCGATCGCATCTTGCATATCATGCAACAAACAGTGACAAATTCGTTGCTGCCACGGGGACTGGGTAAAGGCGCTAACATCGCCCACAAAACCGGCGATATTGGCTCTCTAATCGCGGACGTTGGCTTGATTGATATGCCCACTGGCAAGCGCTACATTGCTGCTGTGATGGTGCAACGCCCCCACAATGACGCGAAGGCCTCAGAGTTGATTCGCCAGGTATCTCGTGCAGCTTATCAACACTTCAACCAACCAGCGACACCACCCAGTTCGACGGAAGCGCCTTCAGGCATCTCTAGCCCAATTCCCAAGCCGATTACGGCGGGAAATCCTACGAGTTTTATTAATTAG
- a CDS encoding Ycf66 family protein, translating into MVNYGLNLASILGLVYWVIAFIYPIMTIILIIERSRQMRPLSVIFYGIQVLLLPIIMFWCGLMLLSQGWRIDPILQFEQFLLTGVIICIIIKDNLY; encoded by the coding sequence ATGGTTAACTACGGTTTAAATTTAGCCTCGATACTCGGTTTAGTGTATTGGGTTATTGCTTTTATTTATCCAATAATGACTATTATTTTAATAATTGAACGTTCAAGACAGATGAGGCCTTTATCGGTAATTTTTTATGGTATTCAAGTTTTACTTTTACCAATAATAATGTTCTGGTGTGGCTTAATGTTATTGTCTCAAGGTTGGCGTATAGATCCAATCCTTCAATTTGAACAATTTCTTTTAACAGGGGTCATTATTTGCATAATTATTAAAGATAATTTATATTGA
- a CDS encoding ATP-dependent DNA helicase RecQ, whose product MNDSETKSWEEVRVAFKKIWGYDDFRPPQGEIIRSLLQKQDALIVMPTGGGKSICFQLPALLQTGLTLVISPLVALMENQVQELRDRKLPAALLHSEVPTHQRRQTLQTLEHLRLLYLSPETLLSSQVWEKLCQPKLKINGLILDEAHCLVQWGETFRPTYRRLGAVRPALLKLKPAGTKIAIAAFTATADPSAQQTIQQVLQLQQPAVFKNSPYRQNLHLKVQTIWTPRGRRQGLFKFIQERPKQAGLVYVRTRRDSEELTQLLSDRGYATAAYHAGLSPEERRSIEASWLSDKMPFVVCTCAFGMGINKPNVRWVVHFHSPLLLSEYVQEVGRAGRDGKLSEALTLVSERTGWLNPEDKQRREFFAGKMRSQYQEAQQLASKLPPKGEVTAVTKQFRDGAVALALLHSAGQLEWQDPFNYVRRSVGKSRSFGELSSQQQQVQSQMAQYLNTRQCRWQFLLQAFGFTQEAAGWRCGHCDNCARR is encoded by the coding sequence ATGAATGATTCTGAAACAAAATCCTGGGAAGAAGTCCGCGTCGCCTTCAAAAAAATCTGGGGATATGATGATTTTCGACCTCCCCAAGGAGAAATTATTCGCAGCTTGTTGCAAAAGCAAGATGCCCTAATCGTGATGCCAACGGGCGGGGGAAAGTCGATTTGTTTTCAACTCCCGGCGCTACTGCAAACAGGGCTAACGTTAGTGATTTCGCCCTTGGTGGCGCTGATGGAAAATCAAGTGCAGGAATTGCGCGATCGCAAGTTACCCGCCGCCTTGTTGCATAGCGAAGTGCCGACTCACCAGCGACGGCAAACGCTGCAAACTCTTGAACATTTGAGATTATTGTACTTATCCCCAGAAACGCTGCTGAGTTCCCAAGTTTGGGAAAAGTTGTGTCAACCAAAACTAAAAATTAACGGCTTAATTCTCGATGAAGCGCATTGCTTAGTGCAGTGGGGAGAGACATTTCGACCAACTTATCGACGGCTGGGAGCGGTGCGACCGGCGCTGCTAAAATTAAAGCCAGCTGGGACAAAAATTGCGATCGCTGCCTTCACTGCTACTGCCGATCCCTCAGCGCAGCAAACCATCCAACAAGTCTTACAACTACAACAACCAGCGGTTTTTAAAAATAGCCCCTATCGGCAAAATCTACACCTGAAAGTGCAAACCATTTGGACACCCAGAGGACGCCGCCAAGGATTATTCAAGTTTATTCAGGAAAGACCCAAACAAGCGGGATTAGTTTACGTCCGCACCAGGCGAGATAGCGAAGAATTAACTCAGTTACTTAGCGATCGCGGTTATGCAACAGCAGCTTATCACGCGGGGTTGAGTCCAGAGGAACGGCGCTCAATTGAAGCGAGCTGGCTGAGCGATAAAATGCCTTTTGTAGTGTGTACCTGCGCCTTCGGCATGGGAATTAACAAACCCAATGTCAGGTGGGTTGTTCATTTTCACTCGCCTTTGCTACTTTCCGAGTACGTGCAGGAAGTGGGAAGAGCTGGACGAGATGGTAAATTATCTGAAGCTTTAACCTTGGTGAGCGAACGGACGGGGTGGCTGAACCCGGAGGATAAGCAAAGACGAGAATTTTTTGCTGGAAAGATGCGATCGCAATATCAAGAAGCTCAGCAACTCGCATCCAAACTCCCACCAAAAGGGGAAGTAACCGCCGTAACCAAACAGTTTCGAGACGGTGCTGTCGCTCTCGCTCTCCTCCATAGTGCTGGACAATTGGAGTGGCAAGATCCCTTCAATTATGTTCGGCGTTCGGTTGGAAAATCTCGCTCTTTTGGGGAACTCAGTAGCCAGCAGCAGCAAGTTCAGTCCCAGATGGCGCAATACCTGAACACGCGACAGTGCCGTTGGCAGTTTTTGTTACAGGCTTTTGGCTTCACCCAAGAGGCAGCTGGCTGGCGGTGCGGACACTGCGATAATTGCGCTCGACGCTAA
- a CDS encoding GNAT family N-acetyltransferase gives MFIQTDRLLLREFTEADWSAVLAYQSTPAYQRFYPEVGRTEADARAFVNRFLLWQQETPRWRYQWAVVRRQDGLIGNCGIRKSDRDASEAEIGCELAPEHWGRNYPIEMSRPLLQFGFTELGLHRIYAHCIAENRGAVSLVQKLGMTQEGRLRENVSIRGQWHDTLVYGILKQEWEAMVE, from the coding sequence ATGTTTATTCAAACCGATCGCTTGCTGCTGCGGGAATTTACGGAAGCTGACTGGTCTGCCGTTTTAGCATATCAATCCACGCCAGCATATCAACGCTTTTATCCAGAGGTCGGGCGCACTGAGGCAGACGCTCGCGCCTTCGTTAATCGCTTCCTCCTGTGGCAGCAGGAAACGCCCCGATGGAGGTATCAATGGGCAGTCGTCCGGAGACAAGACGGACTGATTGGTAATTGCGGTATTCGCAAAAGCGATCGCGATGCCTCAGAAGCAGAAATTGGGTGTGAATTGGCTCCCGAACACTGGGGTCGAAATTATCCTATTGAAATGAGTCGTCCGCTACTGCAATTTGGCTTTACAGAGCTTGGACTGCATCGCATTTATGCACACTGTATCGCTGAGAATAGAGGGGCAGTGTCATTGGTGCAGAAACTTGGGATGACCCAAGAAGGTCGGTTGCGAGAGAATGTCAGCATCCGGGGGCAGTGGCATGACACGCTCGTATACGGCATCTTAAAGCAGGAATGGGAGGCGATGGTTGAATAA
- the petN gene encoding cytochrome b6-f complex subunit PetN, giving the protein MDILTLGWVSVLVLFTWSISMVIWGRNGF; this is encoded by the coding sequence ATGGATATTTTGACGCTGGGTTGGGTTTCAGTTTTGGTTTTGTTTACTTGGTCGATTTCAATGGTCATTTGGGGCCGTAACGGCTTCTAG
- a CDS encoding SDR family oxidoreductase, protein MTSESYIFLAGASRGVGREIANYLTKQNQKVKALLRSPESSAELEEMGIKAVMGDALNVAEVEQAILGDEPIHAVISTIGGLPKDGERADYLGNKNLIDAAVKAGVKKFILISSIGSGDSVGAIPPQALETLKSVLIEKEKAEKYLIDSGLTYTIIRPGGLKSEPATGNGVLTEDPRVAGTIHRADVAQLACQCLNSDAANNRILSAVDRNMMYGQPEFAEFSLT, encoded by the coding sequence ATGACAAGTGAATCCTACATTTTTCTTGCGGGTGCAAGTCGGGGCGTTGGTCGAGAAATTGCTAACTACTTAACCAAGCAAAATCAGAAGGTGAAGGCACTGCTGCGCTCGCCAGAATCTTCTGCCGAATTGGAAGAAATGGGGATTAAAGCGGTTATGGGAGACGCTTTAAATGTTGCCGAAGTTGAGCAGGCAATCCTAGGAGATGAACCAATTCATGCTGTGATTAGCACTATCGGCGGTTTACCCAAAGACGGCGAAAGAGCTGATTATTTGGGAAACAAAAATCTCATTGATGCCGCTGTGAAAGCAGGGGTCAAAAAATTTATCCTAATTTCTTCGATTGGCAGTGGAGATAGTGTCGGGGCTATCCCTCCACAAGCTTTAGAAACGCTGAAGTCAGTGTTAATTGAGAAGGAGAAAGCCGAGAAGTATCTGATTGACAGCGGACTCACTTACACCATTATCCGCCCCGGCGGATTGAAGTCTGAACCAGCAACTGGCAATGGAGTTTTGACGGAAGATCCGCGAGTTGCGGGGACGATTCATCGCGCTGATGTCGCGCAGTTAGCTTGCCAGTGCCTTAATTCTGATGCTGCTAACAATAGAATCCTCTCAGCGGTTGACCGAAATATGATGTATGGGCAACCAGAGTTTGCGGAATTTAGCTTGACTTAA
- a CDS encoding class I SAM-dependent methyltransferase has protein sequence MQEHEQLTIAEYQATAESFREGTWDHDVSQNRDALIAAMPKNPGKILDLGCGPGRDLLAFKRQGHTAIGLDATPAFVEMARRATGCEVWQQSFFNLDLPPETFDGIFANASLLHVPHAQMVKVLKDLHQALVPGGAIIISICRGDSEGYSVRPTGYRFVSGWEYETLAPCLEQADFEILHHYYRPPGVPCEAQSWLVMVARKKLEIKH, from the coding sequence ATGCAGGAACACGAGCAACTGACAATTGCGGAGTACCAAGCGACAGCAGAATCGTTTCGGGAGGGCACTTGGGATCACGATGTTTCCCAAAATCGTGATGCCTTGATAGCGGCAATGCCTAAAAATCCAGGGAAAATCCTCGATCTCGGCTGTGGTCCCGGACGAGATTTGCTGGCATTCAAACGTCAAGGGCATACTGCGATTGGCTTGGATGCAACGCCTGCATTTGTGGAAATGGCGCGACGAGCGACGGGTTGTGAGGTTTGGCAGCAGTCGTTTTTCAATCTTGACCTGCCGCCAGAAACCTTTGATGGAATTTTTGCGAATGCATCGCTGCTTCACGTTCCCCATGCCCAAATGGTGAAGGTGCTGAAGGATTTGCATCAAGCTCTGGTTCCTGGCGGCGCAATAATTATTTCTATTTGTCGTGGAGATAGCGAGGGATATAGCGTTCGTCCAACCGGCTATCGCTTTGTTTCCGGATGGGAATATGAAACTTTGGCACCCTGTCTAGAACAAGCTGATTTTGAGATTCTCCACCACTACTATCGTCCCCCAGGAGTGCCCTGTGAAGCTCAATCTTGGCTAGTGATGGTGGCGAGGAAAAAATTAGAAATTAAACATTAA
- a CDS encoding class I SAM-dependent methyltransferase — MFPGEVFANTADFDTGIRHLLPRYDEMLDAIALCLPSTTKAILELGCGTGELSLKILKRCPDAQLVAVDYSPRMIQFAQKKIHAAGYADRWTGIEADFGDWANHALELAESFDACVSSLAIHHLSDEMKLKLFQRIRESLNPGGVFWNADPILPESPAMQEIYQTAREEWTLQQGTTLAEIRDKIGKSNPQGYSSQDQLATLTSHLEMLTNSGFTTVAVPWKYYGLAVFGGSVG; from the coding sequence ATGTTTCCTGGAGAAGTATTCGCCAACACCGCTGATTTTGACACTGGGATTCGCCATCTGTTGCCACGCTATGACGAAATGCTGGATGCGATTGCCCTTTGTCTACCCTCTACAACCAAAGCCATCCTGGAACTCGGCTGCGGCACTGGCGAACTCAGTTTAAAGATCCTCAAGCGTTGTCCTGATGCCCAACTGGTTGCTGTAGATTACTCTCCTCGGATGATTCAGTTTGCACAAAAGAAAATCCACGCAGCAGGCTATGCAGACAGGTGGACGGGGATTGAAGCCGACTTCGGAGACTGGGCGAATCATGCGCTGGAACTGGCAGAAAGCTTTGATGCCTGTGTCTCATCCTTGGCAATTCACCATCTCAGCGACGAAATGAAGTTGAAATTATTTCAGCGGATTCGTGAAAGCCTTAACCCAGGCGGCGTCTTTTGGAACGCAGATCCCATCCTGCCAGAATCACCAGCGATGCAGGAAATTTACCAAACGGCACGGGAAGAATGGACATTGCAGCAAGGAACAACGCTGGCAGAAATTCGCGACAAAATTGGTAAGAGCAATCCTCAAGGTTACTCTAGTCAAGATCAATTAGCGACTCTAACCTCCCACCTAGAAATGTTGACAAATTCTGGGTTTACTACAGTAGCTGTTCCTTGGAAATATTACGGTTTAGCTGTGTTTGGTGGCTCTGTAGGATAA
- a CDS encoding acyltransferase, translating into MKPVAVQISPTKPEQLSSSRLDWIDYAKGIGIILVVYVHVLTNLKNAGMGMHDLFHDFSFHFISSFHMPLFFFLSGLFVEKSLLKGKKKFWGDKFNTIVYPYLLWSVIQGSILVLMSNYTNNPIKLQLKDLPFYMAFNPIPLITLWFLYVLFASYVVFVFAQRFINIYILLSFSILIYLLNPYAPSEILTKFMSMFVFFVVGAIVARWLQNDLRNIPSTLYKLNKQQIGAITLIFVIFQMTILQLGLSEQPGTRFFMASGGIIFTLGISFYLAEIKKLDIIRYLGFLSMPIYLAHLLAMGSTRIFLQKGLHINHVVVHIIVVTFFSLLFPILLYELTKKIKFPYLFSLSKGSALSSAILADKSTQALQQ; encoded by the coding sequence ATGAAGCCTGTCGCAGTACAAATTTCACCAACCAAGCCGGAACAGTTATCTAGCAGTAGACTTGACTGGATTGATTATGCCAAAGGCATCGGCATCATTTTAGTTGTCTATGTCCATGTTTTGACAAACCTCAAAAATGCTGGAATGGGAATGCATGATTTATTTCATGATTTCTCTTTTCATTTTATTTCTAGCTTTCATATGCCCCTTTTCTTTTTTCTTTCCGGTTTATTTGTAGAAAAAAGCTTATTAAAGGGTAAGAAGAAATTCTGGGGGGATAAATTCAATACAATTGTGTATCCCTACTTACTTTGGTCTGTTATCCAAGGTAGTATTTTGGTTTTGATGTCAAACTATACGAATAATCCTATCAAGTTGCAGTTGAAAGATTTACCGTTTTACATGGCTTTCAATCCGATTCCTTTAATCACTCTTTGGTTTTTATATGTTTTATTTGCATCTTATGTAGTCTTTGTGTTTGCTCAAAGATTCATCAACATATATATTTTGCTTTCTTTTTCTATTTTAATTTACTTGCTGAATCCTTATGCACCTAGCGAAATACTCACTAAATTTATGAGTATGTTTGTGTTTTTCGTCGTTGGGGCAATTGTGGCACGCTGGTTGCAGAATGACTTGAGAAATATTCCGAGTACCTTGTATAAATTGAACAAGCAGCAAATTGGCGCGATCACGCTGATATTTGTCATTTTTCAAATGACCATTTTGCAACTTGGTTTAAGCGAACAACCAGGAACTAGATTTTTCATGGCATCTGGAGGAATCATATTTACTTTAGGAATATCCTTTTATTTGGCAGAAATAAAAAAATTAGATATTATTCGCTACCTGGGTTTTTTATCGATGCCCATCTATTTAGCTCATCTGTTAGCAATGGGATCAACTAGAATCTTCTTACAAAAAGGTCTTCACATCAATCATGTAGTTGTACATATCATTGTGGTAACTTTTTTCAGTTTGCTCTTCCCAATCTTGTTATATGAACTAACAAAAAAGATAAAATTTCCTTACCTATTCTCTCTGAGTAAGGGTTCAGCCCTATCTTCAGCAATTTTGGCAGATAAAAGCACTCAAGCATTGCAGCAGTAG
- a CDS encoding ABC transporter substrate-binding protein has product MTHSNLKIVSLIPSATEILAILGLTHAIVGRSHECDYPPEIQNLPVCTQPKFNPEGTSPEIHDRVTDLLQSALSVYQVKTDVLEQLQPTHILTQAQCEVCAVSLGEVEQAVATLTRSQPQIISLQPNFLSDVWADIQRVADALGIAAPPVLAGLQSRIDACVQKTQALPDTARPTVACIEWIDPLMAAGNWIPELVKMAGGRSLFGVEGEHSPWLKWEAIAASNPTVIIFMPCGFDLNRTRAEAMPLLQRPEWQSLQAVQTGRVYITDGNAYFNRPGPRLVDSLEILAEILHSESFHYGYEGTGWECLLGHSPA; this is encoded by the coding sequence GTGACTCATTCAAACCTAAAAATTGTCTCTTTGATTCCCAGTGCTACCGAAATTTTAGCGATCCTGGGGCTAACTCATGCGATTGTCGGGCGATCGCATGAATGCGACTATCCGCCCGAAATCCAAAATTTGCCCGTTTGCACCCAGCCCAAATTCAACCCCGAAGGCACCAGCCCAGAAATTCACGATCGCGTTACGGATTTATTGCAATCTGCGCTCAGCGTTTATCAAGTCAAAACCGACGTTCTGGAACAGTTGCAACCTACCCACATTTTGACTCAAGCTCAGTGTGAAGTCTGTGCTGTCAGCCTCGGTGAAGTTGAGCAAGCGGTTGCTACGCTTACCCGCAGCCAACCGCAGATTATTTCCTTACAGCCTAATTTTTTAAGCGATGTCTGGGCAGATATTCAACGAGTTGCTGATGCCTTGGGTATCGCCGCGCCACCTGTGCTGGCTGGTTTACAGTCTCGCATCGACGCTTGCGTACAAAAGACGCAAGCACTACCCGACACCGCCCGTCCTACCGTTGCCTGTATCGAGTGGATCGATCCCCTGATGGCAGCGGGAAATTGGATTCCCGAATTAGTCAAAATGGCTGGAGGTCGATCCCTGTTTGGCGTTGAGGGTGAACATTCTCCTTGGTTGAAGTGGGAAGCGATCGCCGCCTCTAACCCTACTGTCATCATCTTCATGCCCTGTGGCTTCGATTTAAACCGCACTCGCGCTGAAGCAATGCCGCTACTCCAACGTCCCGAATGGCAAAGCTTGCAAGCCGTACAAACCGGAAGAGTTTACATCACCGATGGCAATGCCTACTTCAACCGTCCCGGCCCCCGCTTGGTAGATTCCCTGGAAATTTTAGCCGAAATTCTGCATTCCGAAAGTTTCCACTATGGATACGAGGGTACTGGCTGGGAGTGCTTATTGGGTCATTCCCCGGCATAG